TCAGCTCGAACTCGCGATGGTCGCGGCGGGGGCACTCGAGGGCGTCGTGACGAACAGGCGGGCGAACGCCTGGGACACGGTGGCCGGCGTCGGCATGATCCGCGAGGCGGGCGGCGTCGTGACGGATCTCGAAGGCGAACGCTGGCGTCACGACAGCGACGGACTGGTCGCATCGAACGGCGAGAGCGAGATTCACGAGGAGGTACTCGCGGCTGCGCGAGCGATCGAGAGCGAGGGGAACTGACCGCCGTCTCCGTGTTGGTGGCGTAGCAGAAAACGAAGAAAACCGGAAACGGTAAGCACGCGCCCCCATGCATATCGGGTATGTACGAGACCGTCGAACGGTACGGCCCGCTCAAAGTCTGGGCCCTCACCGTCGTCGCACTCGCCGCCGCGGTGATATTCGCCGCGACCGCGTTCCCGGAGCGGGTGTACGTCGATATCATCTGGCAGTACTACTGGGGTCCCGTCGTCGCCGACGCCCACGGCTGGAGCGAGGTCGCCTGGGCTGACGGTGAACAGATCCCCGCCAGCGAAGCCGGCCCTGACGCCGGCCCAACTGCGTCACCGGGGTACACGTTCGTCTCCTACGCCGGCTACATCCCGACGCTCATCCTGGGTGTCATCGGGATCGTCTTCCTGATCGACCGACTCGAGATCGAGCGCTATCGCGCCGGCTTCTACGGACTCTTTCCGTTCATGCTCTTCGGCGGAGCCCTGCGTGTCGTCGAGGATGCGAACGTCGCCGCCTACCGCGAAACCGGTGAGCTCGCAATCCAGCTGCCGTGGTCCGGCCTGCTGATCAGTCCGCTCATCTACTTCGTGGTGTTCTTCATCGCGTTCGTCGCGGTCGTCGTCTCGGTCTGGCTCGAGCGCAACGACTACGTCCCGGGCTATGAGTACCCGCTTGGAGCGATCGGGACGGTGTTGCTCACCGGCACGGTCGGCTACCTCGGCTATCTCGCCTGGGCAGAGCCCTACGCGACGTTCTATCCGTGGCTCCTCATCGTGACACTCGTCGGTGCGACAGTCGCGACGTGGCTCACCTGGAAGGCAACCCACGCGTTCATGCCAGGCATCCACCGCGGAACGATGTTCATGGGCGCGGTCGTCATCTGGGCGCACGCCGTCGACGGTGTCGCGAACGTCATCGGCCTCGACTGGGCGACGGCGTTCGGACACGAGCACAACCTGCTTCCGAAGCACCCGGTGAACGAAGCGATCGTTGACACGACCGGCTCGCTCCTTCCGGCGGACGTCGTCGCTGTAACCGGCGCAGCGTGGCCGTTCCTCCTGGTCAAACTCGCCGCTGCAGTGTTCGTGATCTGGATCTTCGACGAAACGGTCTTCGAGGAGAGTCCACGCTATACGATCCTCCTGCTCATTACGGTCGTCGCGGTCGGTCTCGGTCCCGGAACGCGTGACATGCTCCGGGCAACGTTCGGCGTCTGATCGCCTGCGACCACAACTCAACTGTAACTGTAACTGCGACCACAACTCAACTGCAACCTATTACTCGTCGATACCGTCGATTGCCGGCACCGGTTCGGCAGCCGACCAGAGTTCGTCGAAGCTCTCTGCCAACTCGCGTGCCGTCTCATTGTCCCGGAAGTTGACCACCGCGAGTAGCTCCTCGTCCGCAACGGGGTTGACAACCTCCAGGCAGACTTCGACCCCGTCGATGACGATGAACCGTTGCTGGGGAACGCGTTCGACCTGACGAACCGCCAGCCCGGCGTCGACGAGCGCGCCGAGTTTGTCGGTCGCACTCGAGAGGTCACTCGCGAGCAGTCGAACGGAGAGCCCGGTCTCGAGGAGGTCGGCGAGCCGCGCCGAGAAGACGTCACGCCACTCGGGGCCGATGTCGACCGCGTCGACGACGATCCGGATCGAGTCGTCCGCGGCGGCAAAGCGCTCGAGCAGCAGGTCCTGGGCAGCCTGGTCGTGGAGCGCGCTCGTTGCGAACCCCTCGCCGGCGCTGTCACTCGAGTGTGAGAGGTCAGCGAGTGCGTCGGCTGCTGCGGAGGCAGTGCGCTCGTACGACGATTGTTTGTCCTCGAGTTCGGCGACGCGGGTTTCGAGCAGTCGGTCGACGGCTTCACTCGATTCGACGTGGACGTAGGTTCGCGGTCGTCCGTCGTCGGCGCGGACGAGCGAGCGATCGACGAGTGAGTTCAGCACGTCGTAGATTCGACCCTGTGGGATGTCAGACTCGCTCGCGACCTCATCGGCGGTGAGCGAGCCGTGGCGCGCGAGTGTGAGATACGCCCGCGCTTCGTAGCCCGAGAGGCCGAGTTCGCCGAGCAGTTCGATATGATCGTCGTCCATACTCGTATCATTACGTTTAGAAACAACAAGCTTGTGGTTTGCAATAGAAAGGTTGATAGGTGAGCTGACGAAACGGTCAGGTAATGAGACGGACGTACCTCGTCGGCCTGCTTCTGGTTTTGCTTTCGATCGGACTCGTGGCTGGCTCGCCGCTGATCGTCGCGGCGTCCGAAAATCCCGACTTCGACGTGTATCTCCCCGAAAATATCGTCGAACCGGGTGAGGAGACTGCAATCGAACTCGAGATCCGGAACGGCGCGTCCGCCGAGGACGACACTGAGGTCGGAGACACGCCACCTGGCGACGCTCGTGACGTCACCGTCGACGTCAGCACGGCGGACGACGATATACCGGTCTCCGTACAGACGGAGACGACGCCGATGCCGACCATGTCGAGCCAGATGCTGCTCTCCGAATCGTTCGACATCGTCGTCGACGAAAACGCGTCGGCCGGTAGCTACGAACTCGAGGTCGAAATCGACTACACCTACACGACTTCCGGCGGTTCGGAGCGCACCAGTACTGATACCGAAACCGTCGAAATCGTTGTCGACGACCGCGCACGATTCGATGCCGACCTCATCAAGTCGGAACTCATCGTCGGCGACCGCGGGACGGTCCAACTCGAGTTGACCAACACTGGCGTCGAGAACGCGAGCGATGCGGTGGTTCAGTTCGGCGCGGCCGACCAGAACCTCCAGACGGTCACGCCGACGACCGAGGAGTCAGAGCTCTCCACCGGGACAGAAGAGTACATCGGCGACTGGGAAATCAACGAGACCGTGACGGCGACCGCGAACATGGAACTCGCGGATGACGCCGTCGCACGCACGTATCCGGTTACCGCCGCCGTCGAGTTCCGCGACGAGGAGGGTGTCGACCAGACCTCGCGCGAACTCCGCGTCGGCGCGCCGACGAAGGATCAACAGTCGTTCGCCCTCGAGAACGTTTCCAGCGACCTCGCGGTCGGCGAGGACGGCACGGTGAAGGGCGAACTCACCAACAAGGGTCCAAACCCCGTCGACGGTGCGGTCATCGTCGTCGACGACAGCGGTGGCAACGACATCGTTCCGGACCTCGATGACAGCCTCGGGAGTGGCTCGAACGTCTATCCGCGCGAGGGACAGTACGCGGTTGGCCAACTCGAACCCGGCGAGTCCGCGCCGTTCGAGTTCCGTATCGGCGTCGGTAGTGAGGCCGAACCCGGCCCGCGCGTGATCGAAACCGACGTACGCTATCGTAACGCCGCAGACGAGGTCCGTACGACGACCGAACCGCTCGACGCGACGGTCGACGTTGCCCCCGAGCGCGACGAGTTCGCGCTCGAAGCGCTGAACGCGACGTTCGAACGCGATAGCGGCGGCGACGTCGAACTTACGGTGACGAACCAACTCGACGAAACGGTGACCGACATCGAGGCGAAACTGTTCACGAACGATCCACTCGACAGCAGCGACGACGAGGCGTTCATCCCGGCACTCGAGTCCGGCGAGTCTGCGACGGTCGTCTTCGACGTCTCGGTCGAGGACAGCGCGATGGCGCAGACGTATCCGCTTCGGCTCGACTTCCGGTACGACGACGCGCGGTCGAACTCACAGCTGACGGACACCTACCGGGTGCCGATCGACGTCGTCGAACCCAAAGACGACGGACTCTCGACCCAGGCACTGCTGGCCATCCTCGGCGTCGTTGGCGGCG
The DNA window shown above is from Natrialba magadii ATCC 43099 and carries:
- a CDS encoding DUF63 family protein — protein: MYETVERYGPLKVWALTVVALAAAVIFAATAFPERVYVDIIWQYYWGPVVADAHGWSEVAWADGEQIPASEAGPDAGPTASPGYTFVSYAGYIPTLILGVIGIVFLIDRLEIERYRAGFYGLFPFMLFGGALRVVEDANVAAYRETGELAIQLPWSGLLISPLIYFVVFFIAFVAVVVSVWLERNDYVPGYEYPLGAIGTVLLTGTVGYLGYLAWAEPYATFYPWLLIVTLVGATVATWLTWKATHAFMPGIHRGTMFMGAVVIWAHAVDGVANVIGLDWATAFGHEHNLLPKHPVNEAIVDTTGSLLPADVVAVTGAAWPFLLVKLAAAVFVIWIFDETVFEESPRYTILLLITVVAVGLGPGTRDMLRATFGV
- a CDS encoding TrmB family transcriptional regulator, which codes for MDDDHIELLGELGLSGYEARAYLTLARHGSLTADEVASESDIPQGRIYDVLNSLVDRSLVRADDGRPRTYVHVESSEAVDRLLETRVAELEDKQSSYERTASAAADALADLSHSSDSAGEGFATSALHDQAAQDLLLERFAAADDSIRIVVDAVDIGPEWRDVFSARLADLLETGLSVRLLASDLSSATDKLGALVDAGLAVRQVERVPQQRFIVIDGVEVCLEVVNPVADEELLAVVNFRDNETARELAESFDELWSAAEPVPAIDGIDE
- a CDS encoding COG1361 S-layer family protein is translated as MRRTYLVGLLLVLLSIGLVAGSPLIVAASENPDFDVYLPENIVEPGEETAIELEIRNGASAEDDTEVGDTPPGDARDVTVDVSTADDDIPVSVQTETTPMPTMSSQMLLSESFDIVVDENASAGSYELEVEIDYTYTTSGGSERTSTDTETVEIVVDDRARFDADLIKSELIVGDRGTVQLELTNTGVENASDAVVQFGAADQNLQTVTPTTEESELSTGTEEYIGDWEINETVTATANMELADDAVARTYPVTAAVEFRDEEGVDQTSRELRVGAPTKDQQSFALENVSSDLAVGEDGTVKGELTNKGPNPVDGAVIVVDDSGGNDIVPDLDDSLGSGSNVYPREGQYAVGQLEPGESAPFEFRIGVGSEAEPGPRVIETDVRYRNAADEVRTTTEPLDATVDVAPERDEFALEALNATFERDSGGDVELTVTNQLDETVTDIEAKLFTNDPLDSSDDEAFIPALESGESATVVFDVSVEDSAMAQTYPLRLDFRYDDARSNSQLTDTYRVPIDVVEPKDDGLSTQALLAILGVVGGVGAAVWWFRDRLATAVEGVPVLGRLAAITIPNPLARLRGSEAESGDDSAVETRFSEPDDGSERGSVSDGTGSTPDDTDVLDDRTAAQKEAEPDPAETDH